The following are encoded in a window of Bradyrhizobium sp. WBOS07 genomic DNA:
- a CDS encoding carbohydrate ABC transporter permease: protein MTDAANTDRWIRWLNTVQLVLAGALIMAPTVWMVLSSFKPSFEVTAYPPTLVFSPTLENYVELTRTTPFLSYALNSLIVTVGSTALGLLFGIPAAFAVSWTRITWPAILTLAARMAPGTLFLLPWYVMFRQIGMIGSYTALILSHAVITLPIVIWVLLPSFDSIPRSVFEAAQVDGCSVTRILWRIAMPLVASGIAVSAILAFVFSWNYFLFALVLSNGDTKTLIAAAFNFIGEGSTQWGALMAAATLIALPPLVLAALVQRWLVSGLTLGAVKG from the coding sequence ATGACCGATGCCGCCAATACCGATCGCTGGATCCGATGGCTCAACACGGTGCAGCTCGTGCTGGCCGGTGCGCTGATCATGGCGCCGACGGTGTGGATGGTGCTGTCCTCGTTCAAGCCGTCCTTCGAGGTCACCGCCTATCCGCCGACGCTGGTCTTCTCGCCGACGCTGGAGAATTACGTCGAGCTGACCAGGACCACGCCGTTCCTGAGCTACGCGCTCAACAGCCTCATCGTGACCGTCGGCTCGACCGCGCTGGGGCTGCTGTTCGGCATTCCAGCCGCCTTCGCCGTGTCATGGACGCGGATCACGTGGCCGGCAATCCTCACGCTGGCTGCGCGCATGGCGCCGGGCACGCTGTTCCTGCTGCCGTGGTACGTGATGTTCCGGCAAATCGGCATGATCGGCTCCTACACTGCGCTGATCCTCAGCCATGCCGTGATCACGCTGCCGATCGTGATCTGGGTGCTGCTGCCGTCCTTCGACTCCATTCCGCGCAGCGTGTTCGAGGCTGCGCAGGTCGACGGATGCAGCGTCACGCGCATCCTCTGGCGCATCGCGATGCCGCTGGTGGCGTCAGGCATTGCGGTCTCGGCGATCCTCGCCTTCGTGTTTTCGTGGAACTACTTCCTGTTTGCGCTGGTGCTCTCCAATGGCGACACCAAGACGCTGATCGCGGCGGCCTTCAACTTCATCGGCGAAGGCTCGACGCAATGGGGCGCCCTCATGGCCGCGGCGACGCTGATCGCATTGCCGCCTCTGGTGCTGGCCGCCCTGGTTCAGCGCTGGCTGGTGTCCGGACTGACGCTCGGCGCGGTGAAAGGCTAG
- a CDS encoding carbohydrate ABC transporter permease, which yields MADTAAPLTQDRQKLEMAALSAPAVLFTVAMIAFPVVYTIWLGFQTFSSTGKQSFAGLANYSKLISDVEFWHGLWVTIALYVLSLMLQLVFGVWLALVLFHARRLPGIVRSLFISPFMMPPVVAGMMWLVILDPSLGAANYILQSFGLPPSDWLASPRWVIPTVALIDSWQWTPYVALIVLGGLQSLPPSVYEAAQIDGASPFKTFQRITLPLLLPTIVTAAILRSVDLLRFFDIIYITTQGGPGNASNTLNIYGFRVGFEFFNIGYASALMLTLTAIVFGAVLAFNRLRGAVAW from the coding sequence ATGGCTGATACGGCTGCGCCACTCACGCAGGACCGGCAGAAGCTTGAGATGGCGGCGCTCTCGGCGCCGGCCGTGCTGTTCACGGTCGCGATGATCGCGTTTCCGGTCGTTTATACGATCTGGCTCGGCTTCCAGACCTTTTCTTCCACTGGCAAGCAATCTTTCGCGGGTCTTGCCAATTATTCCAAGCTGATCTCCGACGTCGAGTTCTGGCACGGGCTGTGGGTCACGATCGCGCTCTATGTGCTGTCGCTGATGCTGCAGCTCGTCTTCGGCGTCTGGCTGGCGCTGGTGCTGTTCCACGCCAGGCGCCTGCCGGGCATCGTCCGCTCGCTATTCATCTCGCCCTTCATGATGCCGCCCGTGGTCGCCGGCATGATGTGGCTGGTGATCCTCGATCCGTCGCTGGGGGCGGCGAACTACATCCTGCAATCGTTTGGCCTGCCGCCGTCGGACTGGCTGGCTTCGCCGAGATGGGTCATTCCGACCGTGGCGCTGATCGACAGCTGGCAGTGGACTCCCTATGTCGCGTTGATCGTGCTGGGCGGTCTGCAGTCGCTGCCGCCGAGCGTCTACGAGGCCGCCCAGATCGATGGCGCGTCCCCGTTCAAGACCTTCCAGCGCATCACGCTGCCTCTGCTGCTGCCGACCATCGTCACCGCGGCGATCCTGCGCAGCGTCGATCTCCTGCGCTTCTTCGACATCATCTACATCACCACGCAGGGCGGTCCGGGCAACGCCTCGAACACGCTCAACATCTACGGCTTCCGGGTCGGCTTCGAGTTCTTCAACATCGGCTATGCCAGCGCCCTGATGCTGACGCTGACGGCGATCGTGTTCGGCGCCGTGCTCGCCTTCAACCGCCTGCGCGGCGCAGTCGCCTGGTGA
- a CDS encoding ABC transporter substrate-binding protein yields MKARMLATHVALPVLAIAVSGQAHAADFDWMKFKGKTVTFLANNNPVSQALLTYKADFEKLTGMTLKVDGYQEQQMRQRLVTVMNANSDEVDVFMTLPSREGEQFAAAGWYGDLTAMAKNQVAKDYDPAGLSQALLKAATFNGKLTSMPMNIEGPIFYYRTDIFKKCGLEAPKTIKDVEAAAEKIKTCDSTVTPFVSRGLKPAVAYTFSNMLHNIGGTYIANGKSNLCSAKGKEALDTYSRLLRDFGPPGVVNYSFQQISALYRSGRAAMAFESSNELRTVMEGGARLKDTGLLPFPAGEAGQVPTTIGWGMAVSSHSKQPDAAWYFVQWATSPEVQKKMALQGIAPPRPSVAKDPEYRKWIDEEPVRKEWQAALDVLATKGTSEVGYPIVANPQSREFIGQAVQDLILKQKPIDQACADADKGLDALIALN; encoded by the coding sequence ATGAAGGCCAGGATGCTCGCGACGCATGTCGCGCTGCCCGTTCTCGCAATAGCCGTCAGCGGGCAGGCCCATGCCGCCGATTTCGACTGGATGAAGTTCAAGGGCAAGACGGTCACCTTTCTCGCCAACAACAACCCGGTCTCACAGGCGCTGCTGACCTACAAGGCCGATTTCGAGAAGTTGACCGGCATGACTCTCAAGGTCGACGGTTATCAGGAACAGCAGATGCGCCAGCGTCTGGTTACCGTGATGAATGCGAACAGCGACGAGGTCGACGTGTTCATGACGCTGCCCTCGCGCGAGGGCGAGCAGTTCGCCGCGGCCGGCTGGTATGGTGATCTCACGGCGATGGCCAAGAACCAGGTCGCCAAGGACTACGATCCAGCGGGGCTGAGCCAGGCCCTGCTGAAGGCCGCGACATTCAACGGCAAGCTTACGAGCATGCCGATGAACATCGAGGGGCCGATCTTCTACTACCGCACCGACATCTTCAAGAAGTGCGGGCTCGAGGCGCCGAAGACCATCAAGGACGTCGAGGCTGCCGCCGAGAAGATCAAGACCTGCGACAGCACGGTGACGCCGTTCGTCTCGCGTGGCCTCAAGCCCGCGGTCGCCTACACCTTCAGCAACATGCTGCACAATATCGGCGGCACGTACATCGCCAATGGCAAGTCGAATCTTTGCTCGGCCAAGGGCAAGGAGGCGCTCGACACCTATAGCCGGCTACTGCGCGATTTCGGCCCGCCCGGCGTGGTCAATTACAGCTTCCAGCAGATCTCCGCATTGTATCGCAGCGGCCGCGCCGCGATGGCGTTCGAGTCGTCGAACGAGCTCCGCACGGTCATGGAAGGCGGCGCGCGCCTGAAGGACACCGGCCTCTTGCCGTTCCCGGCGGGTGAGGCCGGCCAGGTGCCGACGACGATCGGCTGGGGCATGGCGGTGTCCTCGCACAGCAAGCAGCCCGACGCGGCCTGGTATTTCGTGCAGTGGGCGACCAGCCCCGAGGTGCAGAAGAAGATGGCGCTGCAGGGCATCGCCCCGCCGCGCCCGTCGGTCGCCAAGGACCCGGAATATCGCAAGTGGATCGACGAGGAGCCGGTCCGCAAGGAATGGCAGGCCGCGCTCGACGTGCTGGCCACCAAGGGCACGTCCGAAGTCGGTTATCCCATCGTCGCCAATCCGCAATCGCGCGAGTTCATCGGCCAGGCCGTGCAGGATCTGATCCTGAAGCAAAAGCCGATCGACCAGGCCTGCGCGGATGCGGACAAGGGGCTGGACGCGCTGATCGCGCTGAACTGA
- a CDS encoding LacI family DNA-binding transcriptional regulator, which yields MRLTSAKSVKQGIRAVAARAGVSTASVSRALNNPDAVSPSLRARIEQAIEALGYIPHAPARILSSRRSRTLGAIVPTIDNTMFARGIASLQQYLSSVGYMLFLTTSGYDLDVELQQARNLISRGVDGLVLRGDCHHDGLRKLLADNAVPFINVGIYQPDRPYPCVGTDNEAAAHRAAAHVIELGHRRIGIVSALQRNNDRASARVAGFRRALSESGIELPPQWHVEVPYTLDDAREAARYLLNLKDRPTAVVCGNDVIAYGVLLEAERDGFSVPRDLSVVGFDDLDWSRHLRPSLTTIHVPTGETWQRAGEYLVRSLAGEQTIMHREIDFSLVVRESTAPPPKSLK from the coding sequence ATGAGATTGACCAGCGCCAAATCAGTGAAACAGGGCATCCGAGCCGTGGCAGCGCGCGCCGGCGTGTCGACGGCCTCGGTGTCGCGCGCCCTCAACAATCCCGACGCGGTGAGCCCTTCCCTGCGTGCGCGGATCGAGCAGGCCATCGAGGCACTCGGCTATATTCCGCATGCGCCCGCGCGCATCCTCTCGTCGCGGCGTTCGCGGACCCTTGGCGCGATTGTGCCGACGATCGACAACACGATGTTCGCGCGCGGCATCGCCTCGCTGCAGCAATATCTGTCGTCGGTCGGATACATGCTGTTCCTCACCACGAGCGGCTACGATCTCGACGTCGAATTGCAGCAGGCGCGCAACCTGATCAGCCGCGGCGTCGACGGCCTCGTGCTGCGCGGCGACTGCCATCACGACGGCTTGCGAAAACTGTTGGCGGACAATGCGGTGCCGTTCATCAATGTCGGCATCTACCAGCCTGACAGGCCCTACCCTTGCGTCGGCACCGACAACGAGGCGGCCGCCCATCGCGCGGCGGCGCATGTCATCGAGCTCGGGCACCGCCGCATCGGGATCGTCTCGGCGCTTCAGCGCAACAACGACCGTGCCAGCGCGCGCGTCGCCGGCTTTCGCCGCGCGCTGAGCGAAAGCGGCATCGAGCTTCCCCCGCAATGGCATGTCGAGGTTCCCTACACGCTGGACGACGCACGCGAAGCGGCCCGCTATCTCCTCAATCTCAAGGATCGCCCGACGGCGGTGGTGTGCGGCAACGACGTCATCGCCTATGGCGTGCTGCTCGAGGCGGAGCGCGACGGATTCTCCGTGCCACGCGATCTGTCGGTGGTCGGCTTCGACGATCTCGACTGGAGCCGGCATTTGCGGCCGAGTCTGACCACCATCCACGTTCCAACAGGCGAAACCTGGCAGCGCGCCGGCGAATACCTGGTACGCAGCCTTGCCGGCGAGCAGACCATCATGCACCGCGAGATCGACTTCTCGCTGGTGGTTCGCGAATCCACGGCGCCGCCTCCGAAATCCCTGAAGTGA